One part of the Candidatus Mancarchaeum acidiphilum genome encodes these proteins:
- a CDS encoding dihydrolipoamide acetyltransferase family protein produces MEIIKFVDIGEGITEGNVVKLNHADGDNVKEDETIMEIETDKAVVNIPTPLEGMIKYAVANGAQVKPGDALAVVGAKDEVSSYKFGASVQNEGPRADAESKNKPSATPASQMPAAPNTATAASPSTPQNTDDQKKSIMATPAVKRLALDMNVDIYKVKGTGPNGKILEADVKAYASGSKSAAPKQESNAVGNAQQAQANQIQHAESADNYGPTKKVPLSFLRKVIAKNMEASSSIPVASHMDLIDSGNLVDIVERTKEGFTKDFGIKLTYLPFMIKAATVALKDNPYFNASYDPENKEVTLKQYYNIGLGAKTDEGLKIIVIKDADKKSILQIAKDLTDLREKLYSKTIQLNDMKGTSFTITNIGSLGGGYMGMPIINPPDVAILSFGIIKDTPVVKNGAVVPGKVMEFTLTFDHRVVDGAAAADFGNELKRLLENPYMLTLV; encoded by the coding sequence ATGGAAATTATAAAATTTGTCGATATAGGAGAAGGCATAACCGAAGGCAATGTTGTCAAGCTGAACCATGCAGATGGGGATAATGTAAAGGAGGACGAAACGATAATGGAGATAGAGACGGACAAGGCCGTAGTGAACATACCAACCCCATTGGAAGGCATGATAAAATATGCAGTTGCAAATGGCGCACAGGTAAAGCCCGGAGATGCATTGGCGGTAGTTGGCGCAAAGGATGAGGTTTCTTCATACAAGTTCGGTGCATCCGTACAAAATGAAGGTCCGCGTGCCGATGCGGAAAGCAAGAACAAGCCAAGTGCAACACCTGCCAGCCAAATGCCCGCAGCACCTAACACTGCCACAGCAGCTTCTCCATCAACTCCCCAAAACACAGATGACCAGAAAAAGAGCATAATGGCAACACCTGCCGTCAAAAGGCTCGCGCTAGATATGAATGTCGATATTTACAAGGTCAAGGGAACAGGGCCTAATGGCAAGATCCTGGAAGCCGATGTAAAGGCTTATGCTTCAGGGAGTAAAAGCGCTGCGCCAAAGCAGGAGAGCAATGCAGTTGGAAATGCCCAGCAAGCGCAGGCGAACCAAATTCAGCACGCCGAATCTGCGGACAACTATGGCCCGACCAAAAAGGTCCCTCTCTCATTTTTGAGGAAAGTTATAGCGAAGAATATGGAGGCATCAAGCTCAATACCTGTAGCATCACACATGGATCTTATAGATTCAGGAAACCTGGTGGATATAGTAGAAAGGACCAAGGAGGGATTTACGAAGGATTTCGGCATAAAGCTCACATACCTGCCATTCATGATAAAGGCAGCAACAGTGGCGCTTAAGGACAATCCATATTTCAATGCAAGCTACGATCCGGAGAATAAAGAGGTAACGCTGAAGCAGTACTACAATATAGGCCTGGGAGCAAAGACCGATGAGGGACTGAAGATAATAGTGATAAAGGATGCTGACAAGAAAAGCATATTGCAGATAGCAAAGGACCTTACGGACCTAAGGGAAAAGCTTTACAGCAAAACGATCCAGCTTAATGATATGAAAGGCACATCATTCACGATAACCAACATAGGCAGCTTGGGCGGGGGATACATGGGAATGCCCATAATAAACCCACCGGATGTGGCCATACTATCATTCGGTATAATAAAGGACACGCCAGTTGTGAAGAACGGTGCGGTAGTGCCAGGCAAGGTGATGGAGTTCACATTGACATTTGACCACAGGGTTGTCGATGGAGCCGCAGCAGCGGATTTCGGGAACGAGCTTAAGAGGCTGCTGGAAAACCCGTATATGCTTACATTGGTATGA
- a CDS encoding AAA family ATPase — MDIDELYRFDSLDEFYGNKESIDSITLYLKNFSPKEKRKPLLVYGPTGTGKTSIVKFLAEKLGYNIINLDASDYRDKDSIEKQLFYASNSMSLSNKRNMILLDEIDNLDLKFDKGASSAITELIKISVSPIIFIANDAYDKGISFLRDKADKVEFKKLNEINIRKLLSGKADKFGIRPKSELIDYIAKAVNGDARAAINDLYAVYAGGIEDDGEYDGYNVVGLRDKTDDIFSFLNKVFSSITFSSPLHALSLIDLTPDMTMQWLAENIPKIYKGNDLASAFNMLSLATVYNSRAVRRQHYAYWRYMNIFMTSGVALSKSRYYTSNSRYSYPKMIKERGIRKDSNAKMNEISIDLKHMINESVFTIKEYYLPLIKEMIRSNSKDGILDPESYEFFSRKYGLNAKEVDWIKDNSL, encoded by the coding sequence ATGGATATTGATGAGCTTTATAGGTTTGATTCTCTTGACGAGTTCTATGGCAACAAGGAGTCTATCGACTCTATAACCTTATACTTAAAGAACTTCTCTCCAAAGGAGAAGAGAAAGCCCCTTCTTGTATACGGGCCCACAGGCACTGGAAAGACCTCTATAGTCAAATTCTTGGCTGAAAAGCTTGGCTACAATATAATAAACTTGGATGCGAGCGATTACAGGGACAAGGATTCTATTGAGAAGCAGCTCTTCTACGCTTCCAATTCAATGTCCCTATCGAATAAGAGGAATATGATACTTCTTGATGAAATAGACAATCTTGACCTAAAATTCGACAAAGGAGCATCATCTGCAATAACCGAACTTATAAAGATATCTGTAAGCCCTATAATATTCATAGCAAACGATGCATATGATAAAGGCATATCATTCCTCAGAGACAAGGCAGACAAGGTTGAATTCAAAAAACTTAATGAGATCAATATCAGGAAGCTACTTTCGGGCAAAGCGGATAAATTCGGAATAAGGCCTAAATCGGAATTGATAGATTATATAGCAAAAGCCGTAAATGGAGATGCAAGAGCCGCAATCAATGATCTTTATGCCGTGTATGCGGGCGGTATTGAAGATGACGGAGAATATGACGGCTACAATGTTGTCGGCCTAAGGGACAAGACGGATGACATCTTCTCTTTCCTGAACAAGGTTTTCTCCTCAATCACATTCTCGAGTCCGCTCCATGCCCTTTCGCTCATAGACCTGACTCCTGATATGACGATGCAATGGCTGGCTGAGAATATACCCAAGATATATAAGGGAAATGACCTTGCATCCGCATTCAATATGCTATCGCTTGCCACTGTGTACAATTCGAGAGCAGTGAGAAGGCAGCATTATGCTTATTGGAGATATATGAACATCTTTATGACAAGCGGTGTAGCCCTTTCAAAAAGCAGGTATTATACCTCAAACTCCCGCTACTCCTATCCAAAGATGATAAAGGAGAGGGGGATTAGGAAGGATTCAAATGCCAAGATGAATGAGATATCTATTGATCTAAAGCATATGATAAATGAGAGCGTCTTCACAATAAAGGAGTACTACCTTCCTCTTATTAAGGAGATGATAAGGTCAAATTCAAAAGATGGTATTTTGGATCCAGAGTCCTATGAATTTTTTTCGAGGAAGTATGGGCTGAATGCAAAGGAAGTCGATTGGATCAAGGACAACAGCTTATGA
- a CDS encoding GNAT family N-acetyltransferase, with amino-acid sequence MILESAGKHITMKPLEYKDAIDISVLGSDLEIARVTAEPGKFPYPYTIPNAVSFIAYSINMMQSKSELNFGIHDSKGALMGVFGIFNLNYFTRKCEIGFWLGKKFWRKGFGSEGVMMLIKFSFENLGMNKVYAKAFSDNLKGSGLLEKLGFGLEGELKDEIRYGKKYKNVLIYSILRKDYLKIYKNYEMNIS; translated from the coding sequence ATGATATTGGAATCTGCTGGAAAGCACATTACTATGAAGCCACTTGAGTACAAAGACGCAATTGATATTAGCGTCTTGGGCAGCGACCTGGAGATTGCCAGGGTTACCGCGGAGCCGGGAAAGTTTCCATATCCCTATACAATACCAAATGCTGTTTCCTTCATAGCCTATTCAATAAACATGATGCAGTCCAAATCGGAATTGAACTTTGGGATCCACGACAGCAAGGGCGCATTGATGGGCGTGTTTGGGATATTTAACTTGAATTACTTCACAAGAAAATGTGAGATTGGATTCTGGTTGGGAAAGAAGTTCTGGAGGAAAGGATTTGGCTCTGAAGGAGTAATGATGCTGATAAAGTTTTCATTTGAAAACCTTGGGATGAACAAGGTCTATGCAAAGGCATTCTCTGACAATTTGAAAGGTTCAGGTCTGCTTGAAAAGCTTGGATTTGGGTTGGAAGGCGAGCTGAAGGACGAAATCAGATATGGTAAAAAGTATAAAAATGTTCTCATCTATAGTATCTTGCGCAAGGACTACTTAAAGATTTATAAAAATTACGAGATGAATATTTCTTAA
- a CDS encoding alpha-ketoacid dehydrogenase subunit beta yields the protein MSNMVTALNNALDLCLEENSKAIILGEDVGKDGGVFRVTDGLFAKYGPGRVIDTPLAESSIVGASIGMAISGMHPFPEIQFAGFSYLAFNQLASHAARYRSRTRGNIKIPMVLRMPVSGGVKTLEHHSESPEALFSHIGGLVVMEPSNPYDAKGMLIKASHMDDPVIFLEPTKLYRLFKQEVPEGMYEVPAGKANLVNEGDDLTIITYGTMVRPAQEVVKENNISADILDLRTINPLDESAILSSVKKTGRALVLHEAPLSFGAGAEIAARIGEKSLYDLKSPVMRLGGFSFPYPFSGDEDYWVPNKNRILYSIKKLMNS from the coding sequence ATGTCTAATATGGTTACTGCACTTAATAATGCACTAGATTTATGTTTGGAGGAAAATTCAAAAGCAATAATATTGGGGGAGGATGTAGGAAAGGATGGAGGGGTATTCAGGGTGACTGATGGCCTTTTTGCAAAGTACGGCCCAGGCAGGGTCATAGACACACCGCTTGCAGAGTCATCAATAGTCGGGGCCTCCATAGGAATGGCCATATCGGGGATGCATCCATTCCCCGAGATACAGTTTGCGGGATTCTCATATCTTGCATTCAACCAGCTGGCCTCACATGCGGCTAGATATAGAAGCAGGACGAGAGGGAACATAAAAATACCTATGGTATTAAGGATGCCCGTCAGCGGAGGAGTCAAGACATTGGAGCATCATTCCGAGAGCCCTGAAGCATTGTTCTCCCACATAGGAGGTTTGGTTGTGATGGAGCCATCGAATCCATATGATGCAAAAGGTATGCTGATAAAGGCCTCACACATGGACGACCCTGTGATATTCCTAGAGCCTACAAAATTATACAGGCTTTTCAAGCAGGAAGTCCCTGAGGGGATGTATGAAGTGCCAGCAGGGAAGGCAAATCTGGTTAATGAGGGGGATGACCTTACAATAATAACCTACGGAACAATGGTAAGGCCGGCACAGGAGGTAGTGAAGGAAAACAATATATCAGCTGACATATTGGATCTCAGGACAATAAACCCATTGGACGAATCAGCAATCCTCTCAAGTGTAAAGAAGACAGGGAGGGCTCTTGTTCTACACGAAGCCCCTCTTTCATTTGGTGCGGGTGCGGAAATCGCCGCAAGGATAGGCGAGAAATCCCTATATGATCTGAAATCGCCTGTCATGAGGCTTGGAGGTTTCAGCTTCCCTTATCCTTTCTCCGGGGACGAGGATTATTGGGTGCCTAACAAGAATAGGATATTGTACAGCATAAAGAAGCTGATGAATTCTTGA
- a CDS encoding ATPase domain-containing protein: MKDKIIKLKTGIKGLDYMLYGGIPSKNQIMIGGVPGAGKTLMSFEVAYKMAQSGIPSTFISFEEPPESIIRNAKEVFTEFDDIEKLQEQHMLQIGGSSVAMKITEKTDSSSYSFSSIVSDIDDMIIANESKFVVIDSISLLHLMIPDNTNYRIALLSLISKLRSLGVTSIFTVEVSSSERKGILFEPEFFTFDGIIMMYELGEQDKRQLTLEVVKMRGSDHSWFLAPYSITSSGINILTPESQGLS, translated from the coding sequence ATGAAAGACAAAATTATAAAACTTAAGACTGGGATAAAAGGGTTGGACTATATGCTTTACGGAGGAATCCCGTCTAAGAACCAGATTATGATAGGAGGAGTTCCAGGAGCAGGAAAAACACTGATGAGCTTTGAAGTAGCTTATAAGATGGCCCAGTCCGGAATCCCTTCAACTTTTATCTCTTTTGAAGAACCCCCTGAAAGTATAATAAGGAATGCAAAGGAGGTATTCACAGAATTCGATGATATAGAAAAGCTTCAAGAACAGCATATGCTCCAGATAGGAGGCAGCTCCGTGGCAATGAAAATAACTGAGAAGACCGATTCATCGAGCTACTCATTCAGCTCAATAGTATCAGATATAGATGATATGATAATTGCAAATGAATCAAAGTTTGTTGTTATTGACTCAATATCCCTGCTGCATCTAATGATACCGGACAACACGAACTACAGGATAGCATTGCTATCCCTTATATCAAAGCTCAGGTCTCTAGGAGTAACATCGATATTTACTGTTGAAGTCTCATCAAGCGAAAGGAAAGGCATACTGTTTGAGCCCGAATTTTTCACATTTGACGGAATAATCATGATGTACGAGTTAGGGGAGCAGGATAAAAGGCAGCTTACCCTTGAAGTGGTGAAGATGAGAGGTAGCGACCACAGCTGGTTCCTTGCCCCTTACAGCATAACCAGTTCAGGAATAAACATACTCACCCCAGAAAGTCAAGGATTGTCGTGA
- a CDS encoding helix-turn-helix domain-containing protein produces MNSLEEKIAGEITLSDSPGSVMKKWRELFGITQVELSKALKISTSTISDYESNRRLSPGVGVIRRFVEMLLYIDENKGGEVRKSLNMLNNEGGESNLPYLIHDFIAPVNGIDFNRIIDGKIVASQNYLDNLRLFGYTKLDSLRVILEMSPSDYPKLFGSTNERIFIFENVSTGRSPMVVIRIAPIKPRIVLIPSLQNVDKLAIRIAQIEKIPLITTRLSISEIEERLNKL; encoded by the coding sequence ATGAATAGCTTGGAAGAGAAGATTGCCGGAGAAATAACCCTTTCGGACAGCCCCGGAAGCGTGATGAAGAAGTGGAGGGAGCTTTTCGGGATAACTCAGGTTGAGCTTTCAAAAGCCCTTAAGATCTCGACATCCACGATAAGCGATTATGAAAGCAATAGGAGGCTCAGCCCAGGGGTTGGCGTTATAAGGAGGTTTGTCGAGATGCTCCTTTACATAGACGAGAATAAAGGAGGTGAAGTCAGGAAAAGCCTTAATATGCTTAACAATGAGGGCGGCGAGAGCAATCTACCCTACTTGATACACGACTTTATCGCACCCGTGAACGGCATTGACTTTAACCGTATAATAGACGGCAAGATAGTGGCCAGCCAAAACTACCTTGACAATTTGAGGCTTTTTGGTTATACAAAGCTTGACAGCTTAAGGGTCATACTTGAGATGTCTCCATCAGACTACCCGAAGCTGTTCGGATCCACCAATGAGCGCATCTTCATATTCGAGAATGTTTCTACCGGAAGGTCTCCTATGGTAGTGATAAGGATAGCACCTATAAAGCCAAGGATAGTGCTTATACCCAGCCTGCAGAATGTGGACAAGCTTGCCATAAGGATAGCGCAGATAGAGAAGATACCTCTTATAACTACAAGATTGAGCATAAGCGAGATAGAGGAGAGGCTTAACAAACTATAG
- a CDS encoding histone family protein produces MYFKKATIKKLFKDAGASRVSNKALLLFQDMIEKQAYKTAVKSVNLSKHAKRKTVEESDIKLAASSD; encoded by the coding sequence GTGTATTTCAAAAAGGCTACTATCAAAAAATTATTTAAAGATGCTGGGGCTAGCAGGGTTAGCAATAAGGCACTTCTTTTATTCCAAGATATGATTGAAAAACAGGCTTATAAGACTGCGGTTAAATCAGTCAACCTTTCAAAGCACGCAAAGAGGAAAACGGTTGAGGAATCTGATATAAAGCTTGCTGCCTCATCCGATTGA
- a CDS encoding ferredoxin--NADP reductase gives MKQYKIERKTYELVENFSGTPEVQIIRLKPVDGEPMMFDAGMFVMIYGTDSEGKQYIGRAFSIASDPHSEIMEFFIVKEHGGHRSHFLDSKIGDKFTISGPSGQFRFIPEEDKKVLFIAGGTGFAPFLSMMRDIKKNNYDTDAILVYSVKYPSEIILKDELYSLSEELKIKKFITVTRPAEGDNWDGEKGHIDSNRIKSYAPDVTERTVYICGPLNFVKAMKESLAELNVDPKKVKADVWG, from the coding sequence ATGAAACAATACAAAATCGAAAGGAAGACTTACGAGCTTGTTGAAAATTTTAGCGGCACCCCCGAAGTGCAGATAATTAGGCTGAAGCCAGTTGATGGAGAGCCGATGATGTTTGATGCAGGGATGTTCGTGATGATATACGGAACCGATTCGGAGGGAAAGCAGTATATAGGGAGAGCATTTTCAATAGCTTCGGACCCCCATTCGGAGATAATGGAATTCTTTATAGTAAAAGAGCATGGAGGGCACCGCAGCCACTTTTTGGATTCTAAGATTGGCGATAAATTCACAATATCCGGGCCTTCAGGGCAGTTCAGGTTCATACCAGAAGAGGACAAGAAGGTCCTTTTCATAGCGGGCGGGACAGGATTCGCGCCTTTCCTTTCAATGATGAGAGACATAAAGAAGAATAATTACGATACCGATGCCATTCTGGTCTACAGTGTCAAATACCCCTCAGAGATAATACTTAAGGATGAGCTTTACAGCTTGAGCGAGGAGCTCAAGATAAAGAAATTTATAACGGTCACAAGGCCTGCCGAAGGCGACAATTGGGATGGAGAAAAAGGCCATATCGACAGCAATAGGATAAAATCGTATGCCCCTGATGTAACCGAAAGGACCGTTTACATATGCGGTCCCCTAAATTTTGTAAAAGCTATGAAGGAGTCGCTGGCAGAGCTTAACGTTGATCCAAAGAAAGTAAAAGCGGATGTATGGGGATGA
- the pdhA gene encoding pyruvate dehydrogenase (acetyl-transferring) E1 component subunit alpha, translating to MIKEVFNGNIKNMQIMDEDGNIDNSLFPKDLEPKKIIELYKFMSLGRAVSNKLLTLQRLGKVATFAPLNGEEAVQAGSAYAADASDFIVPTFRNHLPFIMRGVPLENLFIAVKGYEEAYSSILQKRLTPEAIAVGSQYTQAAGIAFSMKYQKYKNAVIVYGGDGSTSEGDFYEALNFAGVFNLPIVFVIENNEWAISVPRSSQTASKTLAQKAVAAGVDAIQVDGNDVIAVYKATKDALDSVKKGGKPMVIEALTYRMGMHTTSDDPTKYRPESEVDGWKPKDPILRLRKYLVSNRLWNDSMDEDMQNQNKSLIDDATAKVNEAKANPKAMFDNVYSFMPETLKEEEDEALKNNFWQ from the coding sequence ATGATAAAGGAAGTGTTCAATGGAAATATAAAAAACATGCAGATCATGGACGAAGACGGCAACATAGACAACAGCCTGTTCCCAAAAGATCTAGAACCAAAAAAGATAATAGAATTGTATAAATTCATGAGTCTTGGAAGGGCTGTAAGCAATAAGCTGTTAACCCTTCAGAGGCTTGGAAAGGTAGCGACATTTGCCCCCTTAAATGGCGAAGAAGCAGTCCAGGCAGGCAGCGCATATGCCGCGGACGCATCAGATTTTATAGTCCCCACATTCAGGAACCACCTTCCATTCATAATGAGAGGTGTGCCTTTGGAGAACCTTTTCATTGCAGTGAAGGGCTACGAAGAAGCATATTCCTCTATCCTACAGAAACGGCTCACTCCGGAGGCAATCGCTGTAGGCAGCCAGTATACCCAAGCGGCTGGCATAGCGTTCAGCATGAAGTACCAGAAGTACAAGAATGCCGTAATAGTATACGGAGGTGATGGCTCAACATCTGAAGGCGACTTCTACGAAGCTTTGAACTTCGCAGGCGTCTTCAACCTCCCAATCGTGTTTGTAATAGAGAACAACGAGTGGGCAATCTCAGTCCCCCGGTCAAGCCAGACAGCTTCAAAGACATTGGCGCAGAAGGCGGTTGCAGCAGGAGTCGATGCAATACAGGTTGACGGAAACGATGTGATTGCAGTATACAAGGCCACAAAGGATGCTTTGGATTCGGTAAAAAAAGGCGGAAAGCCTATGGTAATAGAAGCATTGACATATAGGATGGGAATGCACACCACTTCTGATGACCCGACCAAATACAGGCCTGAATCCGAAGTCGATGGATGGAAGCCCAAGGATCCAATATTGCGCTTGAGGAAGTATCTTGTATCAAATAGACTTTGGAATGATTCTATGGATGAGGATATGCAGAACCAGAACAAGTCGCTTATAGATGACGCGACTGCGAAAGTCAACGAAGCAAAGGCGAATCCAAAGGCGATGTTTGATAATGTATACAGTTTCATGCCCGAAACACTAAAAGAGGAGGAGGATGAAGCGTTGAAGAATAATTTTTGGCAGTGA
- the gnd gene encoding phosphogluconate dehydrogenase (NAD(+)-dependent, decarboxylating), which yields MSDKEIVFLGLGKMGKNAVLNMLSKGYKVYAYNRSEEPRKEVEAKGAVVSDDPIKLLNMVKGNRIVWLMLPAGEITNEFSRKILPELHEGDIVVDGSNAFYKNSMELYNMFKSKGVEYVDAGCSGGPSGARNGMSIMVGGEKNTFDKLAGLFKDVSVPDGYKYIGPAGSGHFVKMVHNAIEYGMMESIAEGIDLISSGPYKDSVNLKDISEVWTHGSVIRGYLMDLTLNMLSKDEKLKEISPFVEDTGEGRWAVQTAAEFSVPFNAITNALYERYESRQDYRMGKRVLAGLRNEFGQHGFKKA from the coding sequence ATGTCAGATAAAGAGATAGTGTTTTTGGGTTTGGGAAAGATGGGCAAGAATGCGGTATTGAATATGCTTTCAAAAGGGTACAAAGTATATGCATACAACAGGTCTGAAGAGCCAAGGAAGGAGGTTGAAGCTAAAGGTGCAGTGGTTTCAGATGACCCAATAAAATTGCTTAATATGGTAAAGGGGAACAGGATAGTATGGCTTATGCTTCCAGCAGGCGAAATAACAAACGAATTCTCAAGGAAGATCCTCCCAGAACTCCATGAGGGGGATATAGTCGTAGATGGTTCTAATGCTTTCTACAAGAACTCTATGGAACTATATAATATGTTTAAGTCAAAAGGGGTAGAGTATGTAGATGCAGGATGCAGCGGAGGCCCTTCAGGTGCGCGCAATGGGATGTCAATAATGGTCGGAGGGGAAAAGAATACCTTTGACAAACTCGCAGGATTATTCAAGGACGTTAGTGTTCCAGATGGGTACAAATACATTGGGCCAGCTGGGTCAGGGCATTTTGTAAAGATGGTTCACAATGCCATAGAATATGGAATGATGGAATCTATTGCGGAAGGGATTGATTTGATAAGCAGCGGACCTTACAAGGATTCGGTGAACCTCAAAGATATATCCGAGGTTTGGACACACGGATCGGTAATAAGAGGCTACCTTATGGACTTGACCTTGAATATGCTATCAAAAGACGAGAAGCTCAAAGAGATCTCCCCGTTTGTAGAGGATACAGGAGAAGGAAGATGGGCAGTCCAGACTGCAGCGGAGTTCTCCGTTCCATTCAATGCGATAACCAATGCGCTGTACGAAAGGTACGAGTCACGCCAGGATTATCGGATGGGGAAGAGGGTTCTTGCAGGCCTTAGAAATGAATTTGGACAGCACGGATTCAAAAAGGCATGA
- a CDS encoding Gfo/Idh/MocA family oxidoreductase — translation MAYRIASIGDGHWFSRLYPSLQKKQGIELYKISGLSRYEKKKEFLSSLGIDESRYYSVTPNAPLPDDFFEGADVVYVSDPNEFHAAHIIDALSHGKKVAVEKAIATNAEDYQHVIEYIKSNNLEGKFYLHLHYAYKILTLNLSLLLEKYTTKYGKVISSRSVFFENENEEDSRRAAWLFGLGNGGIFLDWIHPFEIYLKGALADKISLDSCTSYAVNQGYHESLPTGLHEVVSMGGRFFSEGFKADVYIAKGVKSALAHKFVDFIFNNGYTLRLDYVNSDVEFTSMYKGVWTLYDDKMMVLESGNPVGKNTAEIFADKLYDLCQGNRMDFSLEDANFIFSPYWAYLEKFSDSPIVKDNKEITHFLEYPLATYLEPMHAKA, via the coding sequence ATGGCATATAGAATCGCGTCAATAGGCGACGGGCACTGGTTTTCACGCCTTTATCCATCTCTACAGAAGAAGCAGGGGATTGAACTCTATAAAATCTCCGGCTTGAGCAGATACGAGAAGAAGAAGGAATTCCTTTCAAGCTTGGGGATAGATGAAAGCAGGTATTATTCAGTGACTCCCAATGCGCCATTGCCTGATGATTTCTTTGAAGGAGCAGATGTTGTATATGTATCAGACCCTAATGAGTTTCATGCCGCACACATAATAGATGCACTTTCTCATGGCAAGAAGGTAGCCGTAGAGAAGGCCATAGCAACAAACGCAGAAGATTACCAACACGTAATTGAATATATAAAATCCAACAATTTGGAAGGCAAGTTCTACTTGCATCTTCATTATGCGTACAAGATACTAACATTGAACCTAAGCTTGCTGCTGGAAAAATATACAACCAAATACGGCAAGGTAATCAGCAGCAGGAGTGTATTCTTTGAAAACGAGAATGAAGAGGATAGCAGAAGGGCTGCATGGCTTTTTGGCCTTGGCAATGGAGGAATTTTCCTTGATTGGATACACCCTTTTGAAATATACCTGAAAGGGGCACTTGCAGATAAAATAAGCCTAGATTCATGCACGAGTTATGCGGTTAACCAAGGATACCACGAATCTCTGCCTACCGGACTACACGAAGTGGTCAGCATGGGAGGAAGATTTTTTTCCGAGGGCTTCAAGGCAGATGTTTACATAGCAAAAGGGGTAAAAAGTGCGCTTGCGCACAAGTTTGTGGATTTCATTTTCAACAATGGCTACACCCTTAGGCTTGATTATGTCAATTCAGACGTTGAATTTACATCTATGTACAAAGGAGTATGGACATTGTACGACGATAAAATGATGGTGCTTGAATCTGGGAATCCCGTGGGAAAGAACACCGCAGAGATTTTTGCCGACAAGCTATACGATCTGTGCCAGGGCAACAGGATGGATTTCAGCTTGGAAGATGCAAATTTCATATTCTCCCCTTACTGGGCATACTTGGAGAAGTTCAGCGATTCGCCAATTGTAAAGGACAACAAGGAGATAACGCATTTTTTGGAGTATCCTTTGGCAACTTACTTGGAGCCGATGCATGCCAAGGCATGA